One window from the genome of Ananas comosus cultivar F153 linkage group 13, ASM154086v1, whole genome shotgun sequence encodes:
- the LOC109719058 gene encoding protein LURP-one-related 8-like encodes MTKVYPNAASPALDLSTSSAACCGGGEGRREEAAALTVWTKSLLFNCSGFTVFDAKGNLVYRVDNYGSGAKGEVVLMDAAGKALLTIRRKRLSLGDHWVIYDGEETIRPLYSVKRHMNLRHSKALAHVTPFGGGGGGDAAFEIEGSYARRSCVVYDARRRAAVAEVRRKEAAANGGAAFGADVFRFVVQPELDASLAMAIVIVLDQMFGPRPSLIRSWSS; translated from the exons ATGACGAAGGTGTACCCCAACGCGGCGTCCCCGGCGCTCGATCTCTCTACGAGCTCCGCCGCGTGCTGCGGCGGCGGGGAGGGGCGgcgggaggaggcggcggcgctcACGGTGTGGACGAAGTCGCTCCTCTTCAACTGCAGCGGGTTCACGGTGTTCGACGCGAAGGGGAACCTCGTGTACCGAGTCGACAACTACGGATCGGGCGCCAAGGGGGAGGTCGTGCTCATGGACGCCGCGGGGAAGGCCCTGCTCACGATCCGGCGAAAG AGGCTGAGTTTGGGGGATCACTGGGTGATCTACGACGGGGAGGAGACGATTCGCCCCCTCTACTCCGTGAAGCGGCACATGAACCTCCGCCACTCCAAAGCCCTAGCGCACGTCACCcccttcggcggcggcggcggcggcgacgcggcgtTCGAGATTGAGGGATCGTACGCGCGGCGGAGCTGCGTGGTGTACGACGcgcggcggagggcggcggtggcggaggtgcggcggaaggaggcggcggcgaacGGCGGCGCCGCGTTCGGCGCCGACGTGTTCCGCTTCGTCGTCCAGCCGGAGCTCGACGCGTCGCTCGCCATGGCGATCGTCATCGTCCTCGACCAGATGTTCGGCCCCCGCCCCTCCCTCATCAGGAGCTGGTCCTCCTAA